ACTAGAACCGCACCTTCATCAAAAGCCACAACTGCTACTTCCCTGGAAAAATTTTCCGCAAGTACGGCGTTAACCGCTAATTCGCGCGCACGATCAAACCGGCCTTGACCGGACATGCTGAACGATCGATCGACCGCCACAACGGTCAGGCCCCCAGTAAGGCCGACCAACGTACTAGCGAGATAGGGCCGCGCAAACGCCACAGCCAGCAAAACTAGAGCCGTCACCCGCAGAGCCAACAAGATCCACTCACGCAACATCCGTCGATTTGTTTGTTCAACCTGTGTCTTTTTAATCAGAAAGACTGCAGAAAATTCTCGGCGCGCTGCTGGAGTTCGCTTCAACAGGTGCAGTAGGACCGGAATGGCGGCCGCGGCCAGCCCAAGAAGAAACGCCGGAACAAGAAACGATACACCGAACATTTAGTTTCACTGATGGCCGTCTTCTACTGACGGCGGCTGCGTGTCGACAAATAACTCATGAGTGCGAAATCCAGTGACTTGGATGTATCCACAAGTTGGTAATCAATCCCGACCAGACCAAGTTCGCGCTTGTAATGAGACACAAGTGATTCAATCTCACCTAAATAGTGGTCACGTACTTCGAGCGGAGCTGCCATCACCTCGTCTGACGTCTCCATATCGCGAAAACGCGTTAGCCGATCGTATGGAAACGTAAGCTCATCATGATCCAAGAGATGAAAAACAACGATGTCTGTACCACGGAAACGAAGATGCTTTAGACCTTGAATTGTCTTTACTGGATCGTCAAGCAGGTCAGAAAGCAAAACAACAACTCCACGTTTAACTAATGAGTCAGCCAATTGGTGAAGTGGCTTCGCCACGTTAGAGCGAGTACCCAGAGATAACTGGTTTAGCGCTAGCAGCACTGACCTTAGATGCCCAGGACGAGCGCTCGGTGGTAGGTGGGTAACGATATTGTCGTCGAACGCAATAAATCCTACCGCATCACGTTGACGATTCATCAAGTAGGCAAGCGATGCTGTTAAATACGAACCGTACGCTAATTTAGTAACATCTCGGGATCCGTAACCCATCGAGCCGCTGACGTCGAGTAGAAGGTGACACTCTACGTTGGTTTCCTCGTCGAATTTCTTAACGTAGTAACGATCGCTTCGGGCATAAACCTTCCAGTCAATCGTCGATAGATCGTCACCTGGAAGGTACTGTCGGTATTCTGCAAATTCAACGCTGAAACCTTTAAATGGACTTCTGTGTAACCCTGACAAGAATCCTTCGACGACGGTCCGTGCCCGCAATTCCATGGAGCCAATACGAGCAACGACGGCTGGATCAAGAAAGCGAACTTCACCTCCCGTCGCCTTCATCGCCATGTTACATCTCACTCCGGGGCGGCGGAACCGCCTCAAGAAGTTGAGTCACCAACTTATCAGAATCGACCTCCTCAGACTCAGCGTAGAAGTTCGTGATTATCCGATGGCGAAGGATCGGCGGTGCTAACGCCGCAACATCACCAACGGAAACATGGAACCGCCCGTGCATAAGTGCACGAGCCTTTCCTCCGAGAATCAACGCCTGCGAGGCACGTAAGCCGGCCCCCCATTTCACCCACTGCTGAATAAAGTCAAGGTTCGCACGTCGGCCTGGGCGGGAGGCATCCACTAAACGGACTGCATAGCGTGCTACCTCTTCAGAGACATACACTTGTCGAATTAATTTCTGAAAATCGGTAATGTCAGAGCCGCGCAAAACACACGAGGCCGGCTCTCGGCTGGCTCCAGTCGTTTCCGTAACAACACGTACCTCTTGGTCCTCCGAAAGATAGGTCATTACGATGTTAAACATAAACCGATCAAGTTGCGCTTCAGGTAACGGATATGTACCTTCCAACTCAATCGGGTTTTGGGTGGCTAAAACAAAGAAGGGTTGGTCGAGTTGATAGGTCCGACCCGCTGCCGTAACATGGTATTCTTGCATCGCCTCAAGCAGGGCCGCCTGCGTTTTTGGTGGCGTTCGATTAATTTCGTCGGCCAGAATGATTTGTGAAAATATCGGTCCTTTAACGAAACGCAGCGCCCGATGCCCGCTTTCCTCGTCAAGAATCTCGGTTCCAGTAATGTCGGCTGGCATCAAGTCAGGTGTGAACTGGATCCTTCCAAAGGTCAAATCCAAGATATCTGCCAAAGTCTTAATCATTAAGGTTTTCGCTAGTCCCGGAACGCCAGTGATCAGACAGTGTCCACCCGTAAAGAGTGCAATTAACACCTGATCGATGCACTCGTCTTGACCAACAATCACCTTCCGTAGTTCAGCGAGGATCTGCTTGCGGCCATGCCTAACGCGCTCTGCCAATTCGGTTGCAGTGGTCTCCGATATTGTTTCCATGCGCCGTTTGTCACTCCCGCTATCAATGGGTCAATACGTAGATGATCTCATTGATCATCATTCGATACGACTGTCCCGTGTACTTGATGTAACCTGGATACTCTTCAGCGTTCGACCACTCCCAGCCGTCCCCCATATCAGTATTCCAGTTGATGAGAACCATTGGGCGGCCCTCATCATCTAGCACAGCACGTAGCCGTGGCACAAAGCCGCCCTTTTCCCACGTTCGGCCACTAAAAAAAGCACCTAACCCTGGAATCTGAGGATAGGAATCAATCTTGTAGAAACAGCTAAAAATCGGATGATCTGACTCAAGATCGACAATGTCATACTCAGGTAGCACCTTTGAAATCTGTGCGACAAAGTGGTCCCATTCAATCGGCCCATGGAAATCATCGAACGTGATGGTTCCACCACGCAATAAAAACTCGCGCAACCTCGTAACCTCATCCGCTCCCAATTGGAGATTGCCAGGCTCCACAAAATAGAGCCACGGATATTCCCAGATCCGTTCTTCGTCCAGTGTTACAACGATCGGATCATTCACCTTGATAGAAGTGAGCCGTGAAAGGCGACGAGAGAGGTTTTGCTCGGCTGCCGGCGCGTCGATAGCCCACGGCTCGTTCCAATACTGACGAAACCTAGCCTCGTTCATTGTTATTGAGGTATATCGAACGCGTACAAACGTCCACTCCAAACCGACGAATCGGTTACCCGAAACTATTGAAATTTGTTCGTGTACACGCGCAACGAGCGGCTGTGCGATGACCGCGAGAGCCACCAGCACTCCCACCGCGAAAACTGTCCGCACTGCGTAACTCTGCATCTCCGCACTACGTGCTCGCTTCATACTTATGGCAGCTCCCCCACTGTACGGAGCAGTAATTCCTGACCTCGTTCATACGAAGGAGCGATCTCAAGTGCAGCCAGCGCATGTTGTTTCGCCTCGCCTATTTTGCCAGCAAGGATCAGACTTTCAGCCAAATCACAATGAGCAACCACGACATCCACTGGACCTGCAGCTAATGCCACACGAAACTCTTGGACCGCTTTCTCTATCTCACCACTGTCCAGCGCCAGCCGACCAAGTGCAGCATGCGGCACGACGTCAAACGGATCAATCGCGATGATACGCTCGTAAGCCACTTGCTGATGCTCTCGGTGTCCCGTTTCCTCAGCTAGCGCTGCCAACTGCCGGGCCGATTGGAGGTCCTGGTGATCATACGCCAGCAGACCTACCAGTTGGTTCATCGCGCGATCACGCTGACCTTGTTTAATCGCGATCTCGGCCAGTAATGCACGTGGGCTGTTGGCTCCAGTCGCGACAGTTACAAGTGTCAACGCATGCTCTAACACATCAACCGCAGCATCGAGCTCGCCTGCAGAGTAGAGAGCATGGCCATAGGTCACCTGAATGGCATAACTAGCAGGATAGGACCTCGCCAATGCGCCGAGCATGTCGAGTTGTGTGCCCGCCTCTGGGAGCGGCCCAGACACAGGCTGCTGTAATGCTCGCTGTAAGCTGCTAAACCGCTCCTCAAGAGCAATATCAAAGCTTTCTTGCAAAGCGTCAAAATCGGTTCCAGCTATCTGCTCAAGTAATGCCTCGGTATCAAATCCTTCTGCATAGCCACGTAGCATCTCAGGCAACATATCCTCACCATACAAATCGACGAGATGTTCAACTACGAGAGACGCTTGATAGTAGGCTAGGACAATCGTTTCCGGTTTCGTGAATCCGATATTCAGTTGTCGTAACGGTAACGTCTCACCACTTTCAAGCGCTTGCGCAAAAGTCAATTCCATATTACGACCCCAA
This genomic window from Vicinamibacterales bacterium contains:
- a CDS encoding DUF58 domain-containing protein; this translates as MAMKATGGEVRFLDPAVVARIGSMELRARTVVEGFLSGLHRSPFKGFSVEFAEYRQYLPGDDLSTIDWKVYARSDRYYVKKFDEETNVECHLLLDVSGSMGYGSRDVTKLAYGSYLTASLAYLMNRQRDAVGFIAFDDNIVTHLPPSARPGHLRSVLLALNQLSLGTRSNVAKPLHQLADSLVKRGVVVLLSDLLDDPVKTIQGLKHLRFRGTDIVVFHLLDHDELTFPYDRLTRFRDMETSDEVMAAPLEVRDHYLGEIESLVSHYKRELGLVGIDYQLVDTSKSLDFALMSYLSTRSRRQ
- a CDS encoding DUF4159 domain-containing protein, which encodes MKRARSAEMQSYAVRTVFAVGVLVALAVIAQPLVARVHEQISIVSGNRFVGLEWTFVRVRYTSITMNEARFRQYWNEPWAIDAPAAEQNLSRRLSRLTSIKVNDPIVVTLDEERIWEYPWLYFVEPGNLQLGADEVTRLREFLLRGGTITFDDFHGPIEWDHFVAQISKVLPEYDIVDLESDHPIFSCFYKIDSYPQIPGLGAFFSGRTWEKGGFVPRLRAVLDDEGRPMVLINWNTDMGDGWEWSNAEEYPGYIKYTGQSYRMMINEIIYVLTH
- a CDS encoding AAA family ATPase yields the protein METISETTATELAERVRHGRKQILAELRKVIVGQDECIDQVLIALFTGGHCLITGVPGLAKTLMIKTLADILDLTFGRIQFTPDLMPADITGTEILDEESGHRALRFVKGPIFSQIILADEINRTPPKTQAALLEAMQEYHVTAAGRTYQLDQPFFVLATQNPIELEGTYPLPEAQLDRFMFNIVMTYLSEDQEVRVVTETTGASREPASCVLRGSDITDFQKLIRQVYVSEEVARYAVRLVDASRPGRRANLDFIQQWVKWGAGLRASQALILGGKARALMHGRFHVSVGDVAALAPPILRHRIITNFYAESEEVDSDKLVTQLLEAVPPPRSEM